Proteins encoded in a region of the Nicotiana tomentosiformis chromosome 9, ASM39032v3, whole genome shotgun sequence genome:
- the LOC138898860 gene encoding uncharacterized protein, producing MPGLDPKVAVHYLAVKKDARPVKRAQRCSRLDLVPLIETEVNKLIEVGFIREVKYPTWVSKLMIDTTTGYKAMSSMDGSSGYNQICMAPKDEELTAFRTPRLKHYFQAHVVLLVSKENPIKFVMSKPVISDRLVRWYLQFQQFEILYIPQKAVKGQALADFLIDHPIPDDWELIDELPDENAMVVEVQPPWKMYFDGAVHRGRAGAGVVFVTSQVEVLPYSFTLTQLCSNNVAEYQALIVGLEIAVDIKQFPLQVFGDSQLVHVPRIENKKADALAALASLLTLPDQVQVTVCQIWVVPPPNEAESEENELKHIVAISEVEKEEWRQPIIDYLCYGIHLKNPRRRTEIRRCAPHFLYYKDTLYRRSFEGVLLRCLGEEETLQALQEAHSRPFDAWGFDVVGPLPKSSGGHLYILAATDYFSKWAEVVAVKVVKKENVASFIRVNIIYRFGVPRYIITDNGKPFDNRLMNKICDPFGFKQRNSSMYNAAANGLAEAFNKTLCNLLKKVVSKSKRDWNDRMEESLWAYRTTHRTPTQSTPY from the exons atgcctggcttggaccctaaagtagcaGTCCATTACCTTGCAGTCAAGAAAGACGCTCGTCCTGTTAAGCGAGCTCAAAGGTGCTCTAGGCTAGACTTGGTTCCCCTGATCGAaaccgaagttaacaaactcattgaagttggatttattcgggaagttaaatacccaacatgggtttcaa AGCTGATGATCGATACTACTACTGGTTACAAGGCAATGTCTTCCATGGACGGTTCATCTGGCTATAACCAAATTTGCAtggcaccaaaagatgaagagcttactgcattccgcACCCCAAGa ttgaagcactactttcaagctcatgttgtCCTTCTTGTTTCTAAAGaaaatcccatcaagttcgtgatgtcaaaacctgttATTAGTGATCGACTAGTGAGATGGTacctccaatttcaacaattcgagattttgtacatccctcaaaaggctgtaaaaggacaagcattggcagACTTCTTGATAGATCATCCGATACCTGATGACTGGGAGCTAATTGATGAACTACCTGATGAGAACGCAATGGTCGttgaagttcaacctccatggaagatgtactttgatggtgctgtACATCGTGGAAGAGCTGGTGCTGgcgtagtatttgtcacttcccaagttgaagtcttgccCTACTCCTTTACCTTGACACAACTCTGTTCCAACAAtgttgctgagtatcaagcatTAATAGTTGGGCTTGAAATAGCCGTTGATATAAAGCAATTTCcattgcaagtctttggtgactcccAGTTAGTG CATGTGCCAAGGATAGAAAATAAGAAGGCTGATGCTTTAGCTGCCCTTGCTTCATTGTTAACCCTGCCTGATCAAGTGCAAGTTACTGTCTGCCAAATATGGGTAGTACCGCCGCCAAATGAGGCTgaaagtgaagaaaatgaactcaagcaTATTGTCGCTATTTCTGaagttgagaaagaagaatggagacaacccattatcgactacttatGCTATGGGATACATCTAAAAAATccgaggagaaggactgaaatccgtCGTTGTGCACCTcacttcctttactacaaagatactctatacagaaggtcattcgagggagtactcttgcgatgcttaggggaagaagaaacactccaagctttgcaagaggcaCATTCTAGG CCTTTTGACGCTTGGGGATtcgatgttgttggaccactgccaaagtcctctggtgggcacctatacatcttggctgcaactgactacttctcaaaatgggctgaagttgttGCTGTTAAGGTGGTAAAGAAGGAGAATGTTGCAAGTTTTAtccgagtaaacataatctatcgctttggcgttcctcgttacataataacggataatggaaagccattcgataataggctgatgaacaagatttgtgatccttttggcttcaagcaacgtaactcGTCGATGTACAATGCTGCCGCTaatggtctagctgaggcattcaacaaaaCTCTGTGCAACTTGTTAAAAAAAgtcgtctccaaatccaaacgagatTGGAATGACCGTATGGAAGAATCTCTATGGGCATATAGGACGACTCACCGCACGCCAACACAATCGACTCCTTATTGA